A segment of the Mus caroli unplaced genomic scaffold, CAROLI_EIJ_v1.1 scaffold_21475_1, whole genome shotgun sequence genome:
CCCACCAACCCAAGGAATGATAGTCACAAGGAACAACAGGAGGGGAacaacagcacagcacagtccccAGGCCCTACCCATGCCCAGTTCAGGTCTTCCTGTCCCAGACTAAAATTAACCATAAGATGAGCATCAGCCAGTCCCTTGTCAACATCCATGGTTCCTGCTGGCTGCCAGACCAAGCTCAGGAATTCCGGGGAGCACCTGATCAGGTTAaaacacgcacacgcgcgcgcacgcgcgcgcgcgtacacacacacacacacacacacacacacacacatctgcaagAGAACAAGCAGCAGGCAGCTGGCCTAGATGTACACCAGGAAAGCTGACAAGGAGTTCACAACAccaggtgggtgggagagcaactagtgtagcctaggctggcacaGAAGCTCACAACACGTGCCAGGGTGTAGAAGTGGCTGACCAGGTAGGTAGTCAGGGCCTCCAGTTGCCCTCACTCACAGCTTTATACAGGAGCAGCTGATGGTGGGTAAGCACgagatgggggaagggactcACTGGAGAGCTGGGTCACTATGAGGTTAACAGATAAGGGGGCAGGGTTCCAGGGCAGGGGGTAGCCTGCCTCTGGACAGCAgtggcaggggaagggagagaggggaaggggaagaggggaaagggaagaggaaggggcatTTGTGTTGGGAGAGCCAGGCAGTTGGCAGAACCCTTGAGATGGCCTTTTCTGTGATGTCCACCTGTTTGGTTATGAGTGGCAGATGGAGGATGGCACCTCGGCAAAGCTGCCAGGCCACCCTCCAGGTCGGCAGGGTTTGGGGCCAGCCTTGGCAGCTGCCTGGCAGAGTTGTATTCACCTGGctgtccctgcttgctctctggAATTCTCCAGCAGCCCTggacaaaagaaagcaagacaaaCTCTCCCCCCCTGCCCGCCCCCTGCCCACCCCCGCCCCACACACAGAgtcctcttcctgctgctcctgTTTGCTCACACAAAACCTGTCCTGCACACTCCCAGGCTCTCAGGCCAGCTGAGGGCATTAACCCTGTGGTGCCATGTGCCCCAGCCTGGGGCTCTTCTCAGGCACTAGTGTCCTGTCAGGGTGTCAAGAAGGAAACTGCCTTGTGTTGGCACTTGCCTCCCAGGTCCTTTGGGTCCAGAGACCTGCAGGTttcacaggggtggggggagttcaTTCACGAAAGGACTCAAGGGTGCTGCCCTCATGGGGCTCCCCTAGAGCAGTGTAGACGATCCTGAAGACAGGCTGGATCCTGCGGCCTCCTCTCCTGGGTACTGTCTCCCTGCCTAGCCGTGCTTGTTCCCAGGCACTGGTGTCCTCTGCCCAAGACAACCCTGTAGCAGGCTCCTCCACACCCCATATGGACTTGAGGTTGCCTTTGCCTTGCTGACACCCCCATCTGAGTTCTTGTGGCCCCACAAATCTGTAGCAGTTCCTTGAGGCTTCCTTCTCTGGTGAATCTTAGAGGTCTTGCGTCTGGTCATTATTGAGTTGAATGCAATGTAGTTTTGTTTGTTAGACTTTTCTCCAGCTGGTATTGAGTTAGGGGACTTGACTTCTGCCTGATTACATTGCCCCTGTGCCTTTCTAAGATCCTTTGCGATTTTTTTGAGCtgttcttccccctccttcaaaTATCTCTTTTTTCTCCTTGGCTTACGGGAACAAAGGTTACCCTGTTCCCTGGAGCCTACTTGGTCTTGGGCTTGGGATGGCTCTTCTCCCAAGCCCAGCTCCTGTTTCCCTTGTCCATTGCAGCCTGTCTCTTCTGCTTCACCAAGGTCCGGTTGGAAGGGTTAAAACAGTGTACTCTGATATGGCCATCTTCCCCACAACTATAGCAGAATGTGTCATAATTCTGCTTTCTTGTGCCTTGAGAATCATCCCTGGGCACACCTCCCTTTCTGTGCTGGCCTCTCCTCCTGTGGCGGTGGCGGTGGGAACCCTGGTAAGGCCTTGCCTCAAGAACACTGCCAAAGGCCGGAACAAATAGTGCTCTCTCCTCACTCCCTATGTTAGAGGGACTTGGGCCTAACTCCAGCCCCTCATAGCAGCTCCTCTCTGAACCCCTAGTGgcctcccactcttcctcctcctcacggAAAAGCTTCACTAGGGCCAGGAAACCAGGTGGCCTTCTACGCTGTTTCAGCATCTTAAGTTTCTCTCGAAGTTTTGCAGAAAGGATAGCCCCACCTAAAATTCGTTTCAGGCGGGTCTGGTTCACATTCTTTCGAGATATTGCATTTTTCTCTAGGGCTTTTTGGAGCAGGGTCTCCAAACGCACCACAAAGCTAGAAACTTTCTCTCCTGGTTCCTGATAAGCCTTGCAAAACTTCAGCTGGGCGATTTTTCGGTTGTCCACAGAGCCAAATACCTGCCGCAGGGCCTCCAGGCACTCCTTCACTGTAATGGCAGCATTATTGGCACGAAGCACATTGACAATTTGTAGAGCAGGGCCTCTTAAGCATTCCATCAGCCTCCGCCTCTTTTCTACCTCAGGTACCTGCCACATCTGT
Coding sequences within it:
- the Pnma3 gene encoding paraneoplastic antigen Ma3, giving the protein MPLNLLQDWCRGEHLNTQRSMLILGIPEDCSEDEFEETLHEALKHLGRYRIIGRMFRREENAQAFLVELARDFDYALVPREIEGKGGPWEVVVKPPHSDDEFLNRLNHFLEEERRTVSDMNRVLGTHSNYSPTKTTISADFWVWAQTLGAVMQPLLEQMLYRELRVFSGNTISIPGLLAFDSWLEHTTEMLQMWQVPEVEKRRRLMECLRGPALQIVNVLRANNAAITVKECLEALRQVFGSVDNRKIAQLKFCKAYQEPGEKVSSFVVRLETLLQKALEKNAISRKNVNQTRLKRILGGAILSAKLREKLKMLKQRRRPPGFLALVKLFREEEEEWEATRGSERSCYEGLELGPSPSNIGSEERALFVPAFGSVLEARPYQGSHRHRHRRRGQHRKGGVPRDDSQGTRKQNYDTFCYSCGEDGHIRVHCFNPSNRTLVKQKRQAAMDKGNRSWAWEKSHPKPKTK